The genomic window CGCGCGCTTTGGGACTCAGGGCACGACTTTCAGGGCACAGGATAGAAGATTGGGCCGAGAAAGAAAGGAGTCCATGAGAAAAAGAAAATGCCCTACAACCGTGGTGGTGGACCGTATGCCCTCCCTGGGGAATTGGGCATTTCGATCGGGGAGGGGGCCTCCTGGGGCAAAAGTCGCCGGGGAAGTCGAATATGTAATTGAAAGCCAAGAGGTTACAGGGACACTGCCCATCCCCACCACCACGAAAGTAGGGCATTTTCCTTTGGTATACTCAATCGTGCCCTAAGTCTCTCCAAAGGACCCATCACCATGCCCTCCCCATCCAAACCCGTTCCCCCCCCAGGCGGCGCACATCGCCGGGTCGTCCTCATCGGGGTTCTTCTCTTACTGATAGCCGCGGGGCTGGTCTGGGTCTCGCTCGTGCGGGTCGGGCCGAACGAGCGCGTCTTCCGGCGGACCCGGGGTGGGGGAGCCGCGGAGCGGATGTCGACCGGGACCCACGTCGCCGTCCCGCTCCTCCACGAGGTCCTGAGGGTCCCCGGGGGGACGCTGCGCGCCGCGGGGTCGGTCAGGGTGCGGACGAAGGAAGGAATCGACATCGAAATACCGTTCTCGATCGAAGCGCAGATGGACGACGCGGCGCTCTCGAAGTTCTTGGGGTCGCCGTCACGGACCGGGTCGCCGGTCGAGGCGCTGGGCGCCGCGGCGTCGAGCTCGGTGTCGGCCTGGAGCAGGAGCGCCTCGGCCGAGTCGATCGCCCTCCTGGAAGGGAAGGGGGAGCTGGAGCGGAAGGTGCGCGGCGACCTCGAGCCGCTCGGCTTCGCCTCGATCACGCTGAGGCTCGATAGGCCCCGTGGCGCGCCGGACGCGATCGCGGCGATCACGGCGCGCGCGCTGCGCGATCGGATGGCCGACACGAAGCTCAAGGTCGCCATCATCGGGCTCGACGCGGCGGACTGGGAGATCATCGACCCGCTGCTCGAGAAAGGACAGCTCCCGAACCTGGCGGCCCTGAAGGCGCGCGGCGCCTGGGGGAACATCAAGACGATGATCCCGACTCTGTCCCCGCTCCTGTGGACGAGCATCGCCACCGGCAAGCCCCCCGACGAGCACGGCATCCTGGACTTCCTGGTCAGGGACGCCGGGACCGGCCTGGCCGTCCCGGTGTCGAGCCGCGGGAGGAAGGTCAAGGCGCTGTGGAACATCTTCTCGGATGCCGGGCGCTCGTCGGCCTTCATCGCCTGGTGGGCGACCTGGCCGGCGGAGCCGGTCAACGGCTGGATGATCTCCGACCGGGTGGCCTACAGCCTGTTCGGGTTCGTCGCCAACGATCCGGAGCGCAAGGGGATCACCTACCCGGAGTCCTACTTCGGCGAGATCCGGCCGAGCCTGGTGGATGACGGCGCGATCACGCTCGACGAGGTCAGGAAGTTCGCCGTCGTCTCCCCGGCGCAATTCGCCGCGCTCCGCAAGCAGGTGAAGGACGACCCGAAGACCGCGTACCGGGAGCCGGTCAACCACCTGACCAAGATCCTGGCGAGCGCCAGGTCGTACCAGGCGATCGCGCTCGATATCCTGAAGCGCGGCCAGCCGGACCTGTTCTCCATCTATTACCAGGGGATCGACGAGGTCTGCCACCGCTTCGCGCACTACATGCCGCCCAGGATGGAGATGGCGACGGCGGAGGAGTTCGCGGCCTACCACGACACCGTCTTCGCCTATTACCGGTACCAGGACCGCCTGATCGGGGAGGTCCTCGCGAAGCTGTCGAAGGACACCGTCGTCATCGTCGTCTCGGATCACGGCTTCCAGAACGGCACCAGCCGTCCGACGCGGGAGCCGCCGTACATCGAGGGGAAGCCGGGCCTCTGGCACCGGCGCTACGGCGTCCTGATCGCCGCCGGTCCCCCGATCAGGCGCGGGCGGCTCGACACGACCGAGCTGCTCGACATCGCGCCGACCGTCCTCTACCT from Candidatus Polarisedimenticolia bacterium includes these protein-coding regions:
- a CDS encoding alkaline phosphatase family protein; the protein is MSTGTHVAVPLLHEVLRVPGGTLRAAGSVRVRTKEGIDIEIPFSIEAQMDDAALSKFLGSPSRTGSPVEALGAAASSSVSAWSRSASAESIALLEGKGELERKVRGDLEPLGFASITLRLDRPRGAPDAIAAITARALRDRMADTKLKVAIIGLDAADWEIIDPLLEKGQLPNLAALKARGAWGNIKTMIPTLSPLLWTSIATGKPPDEHGILDFLVRDAGTGLAVPVSSRGRKVKALWNIFSDAGRSSAFIAWWATWPAEPVNGWMISDRVAYSLFGFVANDPERKGITYPESYFGEIRPSLVDDGAITLDEVRKFAVVSPAQFAALRKQVKDDPKTAYREPVNHLTKILASARSYQAIALDILKRGQPDLFSIYYQGIDEVCHRFAHYMPPRMEMATAEEFAAYHDTVFAYYRYQDRLIGEVLAKLSKDTVVIVVSDHGFQNGTSRPTREPPYIEGKPGLWHRRYGVLIAAGPPIRRGRLDTTELLDIAPTVLYLSGLPVAQDMQGRVLKEAISQEFLARFPPRALPSYEEVGRSLEQIRPVVAGSGADEEIVARLKSLGYVGGGAGAAGGAPAGAPEAGRSGTGGAGTGGAGAGGAQAGGAQAGGAPAGGEGGEALSTANLNEASLYLAKKDYARARALTAETLKASPDFVPAKLLAIKIEEEEKHYDRAIELARQVIARYGEEERQVYLILGRLYKDGGRTREGIELYRSLAREHPDMPEIFATLGSLELHDGQTQAAEKDLFEALRLNPAQPEPLTELHTIYRNTPRILTLEPIVRKGLEINSKSVVHLNWLGMIHEWKKELPQAESTFKKAMEYDPDYAATMSNLGALYGRSGRLDEAIEILQRAVAKDPDNLESWVNLGAAQGRKGHSREAIEALETARGKGVRTTTLYNALALAYLQNRQPDKAKEFLRESLALDPGQKDAQDLLKAVSRPS